A genomic window from Candidatus Pelagisphaera phototrophica includes:
- a CDS encoding ORF6N domain-containing protein, with amino-acid sequence MANIYGVRTGAFNQSVKRNLKRFPDE; translated from the coding sequence TTGGCGAACATTTACGGAGTTCGCACGGGAGCATTCAATCAGTCGGTTAAAAGAAACCTTAAGCGGTTCCCGGATGAGTGA
- a CDS encoding arylsulfatase, with amino-acid sequence MRRFFFLSLLAILLIEGVVYGRPNVVYVMTDDQGYGEMSVHGNPILNTPHMDKLHDQSFRLSDYHAAPMCTPSRGQLLTGLDAAKNGAINVSSGRTLLRAELPTMANFFQDAGYKTGIFGKWHLGDNYPYRPEDRGFDETLWFPSSHINSAGDFWDNDYFDDTFMVNGKRKQVPGFCTDAFFREAMHWIKRQSDAGEPFFAYIPTNAPHSPFWAPEKELKAAYAAMEGHDLPQFPGVKRDDLAGFFGMILNIDNNLGRLMDFLEEEGLAEDTILIFQTDNGTNFGDRYFPAGMRGRKAQLWEGGHRVPFFLRWPGGNLGQSRDILGLTTIQDILPTLLDLCDIEPTNSPRFDGVNLAPVFRGQVELPPEDRMIVINYSRLPFGFEYPSPNAPSQMHREGGVVLWKRWRMLQDRELYDLESDPLQQTNVIDQYPDVAAKMRAHLDRWWNDVKDIVNEPQAVIIGSDRENPMMLSACEWLDVFVDQQVQVRRGVGKNSYWNLEVAEAGEYEFEVRRWPKEVNASFTEGLPAMADYRVRWGVEGVALPVGEVRIQLGREVQRTTVDPSDTSATFTFQLEEGPILLHTWLERSYRDPISGAFFVYVTRK; translated from the coding sequence ATGAGGCGCTTCTTTTTCCTTTCTCTACTCGCCATTCTGCTAATCGAGGGCGTTGTATATGGCCGTCCCAATGTCGTCTATGTGATGACTGACGATCAAGGTTACGGCGAAATGTCGGTGCACGGTAATCCTATTCTGAATACACCGCACATGGACAAACTGCATGATCAAAGCTTTCGTTTGTCGGACTACCATGCAGCTCCGATGTGTACGCCTAGTCGTGGTCAATTATTGACAGGTTTGGATGCGGCCAAAAATGGGGCCATAAATGTCAGCTCAGGGAGAACTTTGCTTCGGGCAGAGCTGCCTACTATGGCCAATTTCTTTCAGGACGCGGGCTACAAAACGGGCATATTCGGAAAATGGCATCTTGGAGACAATTATCCCTATCGTCCTGAAGACCGTGGCTTCGATGAAACCCTGTGGTTTCCCTCATCTCACATCAACTCCGCTGGAGATTTCTGGGATAACGATTATTTTGACGACACTTTTATGGTGAATGGAAAGCGAAAGCAGGTTCCCGGGTTTTGCACGGACGCTTTCTTTCGAGAAGCCATGCATTGGATCAAGCGGCAGTCCGATGCTGGTGAACCCTTTTTTGCTTACATTCCCACCAATGCTCCTCACAGCCCATTTTGGGCGCCTGAGAAGGAGCTGAAAGCGGCATATGCTGCCATGGAGGGGCATGATTTGCCTCAATTTCCAGGTGTAAAGCGGGATGACTTGGCCGGTTTCTTTGGCATGATCCTGAATATCGACAACAACTTGGGTCGCTTGATGGACTTTTTGGAAGAGGAAGGCTTGGCTGAAGATACCATCCTCATTTTTCAAACCGACAACGGCACCAATTTTGGAGACCGGTATTTTCCGGCCGGCATGCGTGGCAGAAAAGCCCAGCTTTGGGAGGGCGGCCATCGAGTGCCTTTCTTTTTGCGTTGGCCCGGTGGTAATCTAGGCCAATCGCGGGATATCCTGGGACTTACCACGATTCAGGACATTTTGCCTACTTTGCTCGATCTCTGTGATATCGAACCCACTAATTCGCCCCGCTTTGATGGTGTGAATCTGGCCCCAGTTTTTCGAGGACAAGTCGAATTACCACCGGAGGATCGAATGATCGTAATTAACTATAGTCGGCTCCCATTCGGCTTTGAATATCCTTCGCCGAATGCCCCGTCTCAAATGCACCGAGAAGGGGGAGTTGTGTTGTGGAAACGCTGGCGTATGTTGCAGGATCGAGAGCTTTATGATTTGGAAAGTGACCCCCTGCAGCAGACAAACGTCATCGATCAGTATCCGGACGTGGCCGCTAAGATGCGGGCTCATTTAGATCGTTGGTGGAACGATGTGAAAGACATCGTGAACGAGCCCCAAGCGGTGATAATCGGAAGCGATCGTGAGAACCCCATGATGCTTTCTGCTTGTGAATGGCTGGACGTCTTTGTCGACCAGCAAGTGCAAGTCCGTCGCGGTGTAGGGAAAAATAGTTATTGGAATCTGGAAGTCGCCGAGGCGGGGGAATACGAGTTTGAAGTACGGCGTTGGCCAAAGGAGGTAAATGCATCTTTCACTGAAGGCCTTCCAGCGATGGCGGATTATCGAGTCAGGTGGGGAGTTGAGGGGGTTGCATTGCCTGTTGGAGAGGTGCGCATTCAGTTGGGCAGGGAAGTGCAGAGAACGACGGTAGACCCTTCGGATACGTCGGCTACCTTTACTTTCCAGCTCGAAGAAGGTCCCATCCTTCTTCATACATGGTTGGAAAGAAGTTACCGGGATCCTATCTCCGGAGCTTTCTTTGTATATGTTACGCGGAAATAA
- a CDS encoding DUF2264 domain-containing protein, producing the protein MSRSRQLIHSQTRPIQCIQPLSILVGLILLLATPLLSNESKDTGQWDRLYTIHVLRQLADPVLNPLSRNELHQSVPKRDWEIEQNNFQSSPLQAFVRVLSGIGPWLSLGADETEEGQLRAQYIELSRTGIINATSPEVPDFMFGEAARDRIVHAHNLAYPLVVAKKQLWEPLSEKEKGNVITALKSHRPFEAFPGTWLWFSAIIEATLWELTGECEMQHIERAVESYMNWYIGDGYYTNGEVFNWDNYNSYVAQPLMLEVLRICKDQGHSLGDNWDTVKARAFRYAEVLEHMISPEGTFPVIGRSSVYRFASLQHLGYVGARVDWPELLDPGATRAAMTTVIKRMVEAPGMFDENGWLQPGYVGHQPSARDSYINTGALYNCTLGLAHLGMPADHPFWTAPKAKWFQQSVWSGEDVANQRAYRE; encoded by the coding sequence ATGTCACGAAGCCGCCAGCTCATTCACTCTCAGACCCGACCAATCCAATGTATTCAACCACTCTCAATTTTAGTCGGTTTAATACTTCTTCTTGCGACACCACTCCTCAGCAATGAAAGCAAAGATACCGGTCAATGGGACCGGCTCTATACGATTCATGTGCTACGCCAGCTGGCCGACCCCGTATTGAATCCGCTGAGCAGGAATGAATTGCACCAGTCCGTGCCGAAACGGGATTGGGAGATTGAACAGAATAATTTTCAAAGCTCACCCTTGCAGGCCTTCGTTCGAGTGCTATCCGGTATTGGTCCTTGGTTGTCACTCGGCGCAGACGAAACAGAAGAAGGCCAGTTGCGAGCACAGTACATAGAACTTTCTCGGACTGGTATCATCAACGCGACAAGCCCAGAGGTGCCCGACTTCATGTTTGGAGAAGCAGCCCGTGATCGCATTGTTCATGCCCACAACTTAGCCTATCCACTCGTTGTAGCGAAAAAACAATTGTGGGAGCCCCTGAGCGAAAAAGAGAAAGGAAACGTAATCACAGCCCTAAAATCCCACCGCCCCTTTGAGGCATTTCCAGGCACCTGGTTGTGGTTCTCAGCCATCATCGAAGCCACGCTCTGGGAGCTGACCGGCGAATGTGAAATGCAGCATATCGAACGAGCTGTAGAAAGCTACATGAACTGGTACATTGGCGATGGTTACTACACCAATGGAGAAGTATTTAATTGGGATAACTACAACAGCTATGTCGCCCAGCCGCTCATGCTCGAAGTGCTGCGCATCTGCAAAGACCAGGGACACTCGTTGGGTGATAATTGGGACACAGTCAAAGCTCGCGCGTTCCGTTATGCCGAGGTGCTTGAGCATATGATTTCTCCCGAGGGCACCTTTCCAGTAATCGGTCGTTCCTCTGTTTACCGTTTTGCTTCATTGCAACACCTGGGGTACGTCGGAGCGCGAGTGGATTGGCCAGAGCTTCTTGATCCTGGCGCAACCCGCGCGGCCATGACCACGGTGATCAAACGCATGGTTGAGGCACCTGGGATGTTTGACGAAAACGGCTGGCTGCAACCCGGCTATGTTGGACACCAACCATCGGCCCGTGATAGCTACATTAATACCGGAGCACTTTATAACTGCACACTTGGCCTCGCTCACCTTGGCATGCCGGCCGACCACCCTTTCTGGACAGCTCCGAAGGCAAAGTGGTTTCAACAAAGCGTTTGGAGCGGAGAAGACGTAGCCAACCAAAGAGCCTACCGTGAATAG
- a CDS encoding transposase — translation MKGKRYTTEQKIRVLKKAEKSEKTILDFCRVQQISEQTFHRWKKEFGMMEVDQAKQLKEFQKENARLKRMLADEILGKEFLKETL, via the coding sequence ATGAAAGGCAAAAGATACACAACCGAACAGAAAATCCGCGTTCTGAAGAAAGCGGAGAAAAGCGAGAAGACGATTCTGGACTTTTGCCGCGTGCAGCAGATCAGCGAGCAAACCTTCCACCGCTGGAAGAAGGAGTTCGGCATGATGGAGGTCGATCAGGCCAAACAGCTCAAAGAGTTTCAGAAGGAGAACGCTAGGCTCAAGCGAATGCTCGCCGACGAGATACTGGGCAAAGAGTTTTTAAAGGAGACTCTGTAA
- a CDS encoding ankyrin repeat domain-containing protein: protein MKPAIANGGCSSRIHYLDNLRAVAMMLGIVIHAGVFSATLPNGPWRLHESSDSLLSLMQLIHSFRMQLFFLISGFFSAMVVGKIGLLSYFVSRTYRIIIPLVLSLIFLAPIIAASETIDLSFKNDGFLTYYLEFLTNPSYLIKGVWPTGGWFYHFWFLQFLAVYVLVFSLFRIKGLNKIISKKTCQVLGSFFCTHFGLWVLIFFTYLVLLFGPPGMQVPGAGFSIISLLYFGIFFYFGSIVFERPRYFEDSTKKFTIYLIPLLPAFLFLFELRPLIESTMGPEFLGQNWTIFSWQIHSGNEGSWSHPILENLYNAGNFYVFDFYWHSFAALRSFTSWIAIFLFISLFIRFFNKKGDVWRYVSDSSYWVYIIHFPIQHFMHVFVFRDSISSAPLVFLLHIVCSSGLSFLSYHYLVRSSLVGALLNGKKHNPKSINYDYLRTLLFCKTSIAISGTVALAFCIFIVSELSNNSKILNLGLFKDKIAMEEAIKAEPGISRYSRRPDGRNLAHMYATKNNNFWFPERTDVMSVLKMIETDGTSLNSLDDFGCTPLHYAVRSGNVVVVESLCELGVDLNIANRVTTSTPLHYAASSANDEIIKILIRNGADVSRVNKYGKTPLENYTKFATNPDSLILKNLGPHFILSSHLKEI from the coding sequence ATGAAGCCTGCAATCGCAAATGGCGGATGTAGTTCCCGCATTCACTACCTCGATAATCTAAGAGCTGTGGCAATGATGCTTGGAATCGTTATTCACGCGGGCGTTTTTTCTGCTACTCTCCCGAATGGTCCATGGAGGCTACATGAAAGTTCAGACAGTCTATTATCGTTAATGCAGCTAATTCATTCTTTCAGAATGCAGCTGTTCTTCCTGATTTCAGGATTTTTTTCTGCGATGGTAGTTGGAAAAATCGGCCTATTAAGCTATTTTGTTAGTCGTACGTATAGAATTATAATTCCACTGGTTTTATCGCTTATCTTCCTTGCACCCATCATTGCTGCATCTGAGACAATCGATTTAAGTTTTAAAAATGATGGTTTTCTTACTTATTACTTAGAGTTTTTGACAAATCCCTCTTACCTTATAAAAGGAGTTTGGCCTACAGGCGGATGGTTTTACCATTTTTGGTTTCTACAGTTTCTTGCTGTATACGTCCTTGTATTCTCTCTTTTTCGTATAAAGGGTCTCAACAAAATCATTTCAAAAAAAACCTGTCAGGTTTTAGGCTCTTTTTTTTGCACGCATTTTGGACTTTGGGTTTTGATCTTTTTTACCTACTTGGTTTTGCTCTTCGGACCACCTGGCATGCAGGTTCCGGGAGCGGGATTTTCAATCATTTCACTTCTTTATTTTGGTATATTTTTTTACTTTGGATCTATTGTATTTGAGAGGCCAAGGTACTTTGAAGATTCGACGAAAAAATTCACGATATATCTCATTCCACTGCTGCCGGCTTTTCTCTTCCTTTTTGAGCTCAGACCTCTGATTGAATCCACGATGGGACCCGAGTTTTTAGGCCAAAACTGGACAATATTTTCGTGGCAAATTCATTCTGGTAATGAAGGCAGTTGGAGTCATCCTATATTAGAGAATTTGTACAATGCGGGTAACTTTTATGTTTTTGATTTCTATTGGCATTCGTTTGCTGCATTGAGATCCTTCACATCCTGGATAGCGATTTTTTTATTTATATCATTGTTCATACGCTTTTTCAATAAGAAAGGTGATGTTTGGAGGTATGTTTCTGACTCATCTTACTGGGTTTATATTATTCATTTTCCAATTCAGCACTTTATGCATGTCTTTGTTTTCAGAGATTCAATAAGTTCTGCCCCGTTAGTTTTCCTTCTGCATATAGTTTGCTCATCTGGATTGAGCTTTCTTTCATATCACTATTTAGTGCGATCAAGCCTTGTAGGGGCTCTTTTGAATGGTAAAAAGCACAATCCTAAATCGATTAATTACGATTACTTAAGAACTTTGTTATTTTGTAAAACCTCGATAGCAATAAGTGGAACAGTTGCTCTAGCTTTTTGCATATTCATTGTATCGGAATTATCAAATAATTCGAAAATATTAAACTTGGGTTTGTTCAAGGATAAGATCGCAATGGAAGAGGCTATTAAAGCCGAACCGGGGATTAGCCGCTACAGTCGTAGGCCAGACGGGCGAAATCTTGCACACATGTATGCAACCAAAAACAATAATTTCTGGTTTCCGGAGAGAACTGACGTTATGAGTGTTCTCAAAATGATAGAGACTGACGGTACAAGTTTAAATTCTCTCGATGATTTCGGATGCACACCTCTTCATTATGCCGTGAGATCGGGTAATGTAGTTGTGGTAGAGAGCTTGTGCGAATTGGGTGTCGACCTTAATATTGCAAATCGGGTAACCACATCTACCCCTCTTCACTATGCGGCTTCCTCAGCAAATGATGAAATTATAAAAATATTGATCAGAAACGGTGCGGATGTTTCTAGGGTAAATAAGTACGGTAAAACGCCTCTAGAAAACTACACCAAATTCGCTACAAATCCCGATTCATTGATTCTGAAAAATTTGGGACCGCATTTTATACTTAGCAGCCATCTGAAAGAAATTTAA
- a CDS encoding BCCT family transporter: protein MSKSEPEVDWAVFIPAVIIVLVCTIPLMIFPESAAQILTDSRKFIMTNFLWLYLIVGTSAFLFCLWLVLGPYAHVKLGAPYESPEYSDTQWAAMMFTTAIGASVIAWGFAEPIFYLQTPPMGIQVGSTKSFEWAHMYPLLHWGIIPWSMYALPAVPIAYMLYVKRYPVLRLSSACDGALPTYGRDQIKTIIDILIVLGIVGGVATSLGLGVPLLSAMLSTLFDVPNNMVIKMSILSLWTLLFGTSVYRGLKYGIKTLADINIVIAIFAILFVLIAGPGVFIMDLTVNSIGLMFNNFIRTSTWTDPIGNGSFPEDWTGFYWGWWLAYSGMVGLFFGRISRGRTIRQLVLGVICWGCLGTWLFLAVMGGYSLYLEITGTLAVKEILSNQGMSFVNALVIQSLPFGKFALFIFTLLSIIFYATTIDSSAYVLSSISAKNLRSDTEPKRWNRLAWAVLLALITAGVLQSGALDTVLSITVLSSVPLIPILLILSISLVRWLNQDFG from the coding sequence ATGAGCAAATCTGAACCAGAAGTAGACTGGGCGGTATTTATTCCAGCTGTCATCATTGTTTTAGTCTGCACAATTCCACTAATGATTTTTCCTGAAAGTGCAGCACAAATCCTTACAGATAGTCGCAAATTTATAATGACTAATTTTTTGTGGCTATACCTTATCGTTGGCACAAGTGCTTTTCTCTTTTGTCTTTGGCTGGTCCTTGGGCCCTATGCTCACGTCAAATTAGGTGCACCATACGAGTCACCCGAATATTCAGATACGCAATGGGCAGCTATGATGTTTACCACAGCCATAGGTGCCAGCGTCATTGCATGGGGTTTCGCAGAACCAATCTTTTACTTGCAAACTCCACCTATGGGTATCCAGGTCGGATCAACTAAGTCTTTTGAGTGGGCTCACATGTATCCGCTGCTGCATTGGGGCATCATACCTTGGTCAATGTATGCACTACCGGCGGTGCCCATTGCATATATGCTTTATGTAAAACGCTACCCAGTGCTTCGTTTAAGCAGCGCCTGTGATGGTGCACTGCCAACGTATGGGCGTGATCAAATAAAAACAATTATCGATATTTTAATTGTCCTGGGTATTGTTGGAGGTGTGGCAACATCTCTTGGATTGGGGGTACCTTTGCTCTCCGCAATGCTGTCCACCTTATTCGATGTCCCCAATAATATGGTGATTAAGATGAGCATACTATCGCTATGGACTTTGTTGTTTGGCACTAGTGTATATCGAGGTTTAAAGTATGGGATTAAAACACTCGCTGACATCAATATTGTCATAGCCATTTTTGCTATTTTATTCGTCCTAATAGCAGGTCCAGGGGTATTCATTATGGACCTCACGGTTAATAGTATTGGATTAATGTTTAATAATTTTATCCGTACATCTACATGGACAGATCCCATTGGAAACGGTAGTTTTCCCGAGGATTGGACTGGATTTTACTGGGGGTGGTGGCTAGCTTATTCCGGGATGGTTGGGTTGTTCTTTGGCCGAATTTCTCGTGGCCGCACGATCCGTCAGTTAGTCTTGGGCGTGATCTGTTGGGGCTGCTTAGGTACCTGGCTATTCTTAGCAGTGATGGGCGGATATTCTCTTTATTTGGAAATCACTGGGACCCTTGCTGTCAAAGAAATTCTGAGCAATCAAGGAATGTCATTTGTTAACGCGTTGGTTATACAGAGTTTGCCTTTTGGTAAATTTGCTTTGTTTATATTTACCCTGTTATCAATAATTTTTTACGCAACTACTATAGATTCATCGGCCTACGTGCTCTCCAGTATCTCTGCTAAGAATCTCCGCAGTGATACCGAGCCAAAACGATGGAATCGCTTAGCTTGGGCTGTTTTACTAGCACTAATTACTGCCGGTGTTTTACAGTCTGGAGCTCTGGACACCGTTTTGTCAATTACCGTTCTTAGCTCTGTCCCGCTAATTCCCATATTGTTGATTCTGAGCATATCCTTGGTGCGCTGGCTGAACCAGGATTTTGGCTGA
- a CDS encoding FdhF/YdeP family oxidoreductase encodes MGQPNKKNKDLPLHRGNVDDKKLKIKEQKESSVGLRAVAESFRQLGKHMSVPNAVRTTLRVNQTQGFDCTGCAWPDPDDERSVIAEYCENGIKALAEEATKRRVTPEFFSRNSVLELSRLSDFELGKSGRITSPMYLSPGGTHYEEISWENAFEKIAFHLNSISPDESIFYTSGRTSNEAAFLYGLFARAYGTNNLPDCSNMCHESSGKALSQTLGLSKGSIRLRDFYESELVIVIGQNPGTNHPRMLSALERCKENGGKIISVNPLREAGLVRYTNPQKAMRVLTGGIPLSDLHLSIPINRDLPLLKAWLLILLEKEMAGQPVFDHAFINEFTDGIDTLVSHLNGENLDNCIRESGLPEEQVREAAEMIADRDKIIICWAMGLTQQENGVATIRELVNLLLLKGSVGIDGGGTCPVRGHSNVQGDRTMGIWEKMPETYHQKLETAFGIHSPRKHGYDTVDAIKAMHAGKAKVFFAMGGNFLSAAPDTDLTAAALRNCQLTVHVATKPNRSHLIHGLEALILPCLGRTEIDVQQTGKQFISVENSMGVVHSSQGILNPLSKKLMSEPAIIAGLAKTVFKNKGSNGSDIDWDWLAADYDRIRSKIEEVIPGFQNYNERIRNEAGFELPNGPRVRKFANAGGKARFTVNPIQEFKLKEGHFCLMTIRSHDQYNTTIYGLNDRYRGIEQGRKVVFMNRDDATKLGLNAKARVNIVAMHGTERKVVFDFKVVPYDIPQGCLAAYFPEANPLVYIQSVAAESNTPVSKKVIVSLERVS; translated from the coding sequence ATGGGACAGCCAAATAAAAAAAATAAGGATCTACCGCTCCATCGCGGCAATGTTGATGACAAGAAACTCAAAATTAAGGAGCAAAAAGAAAGCTCTGTAGGTCTACGTGCTGTTGCCGAATCCTTCAGGCAACTCGGCAAGCACATGAGCGTGCCAAACGCTGTACGCACTACCTTGAGAGTCAATCAAACGCAAGGGTTTGATTGCACCGGTTGTGCTTGGCCGGATCCCGACGACGAACGCTCGGTAATTGCTGAATATTGTGAAAACGGGATAAAGGCACTCGCAGAAGAAGCAACGAAGCGTCGCGTTACCCCAGAGTTCTTTTCCCGAAACTCGGTATTGGAGCTAAGTCGGCTATCCGATTTTGAACTCGGAAAGTCAGGGCGAATAACTTCGCCTATGTACTTGTCGCCAGGAGGGACTCACTACGAAGAAATTTCTTGGGAAAATGCGTTTGAAAAAATTGCCTTTCACCTAAATTCGATTTCGCCAGATGAATCCATATTCTACACCTCGGGCCGCACGAGCAACGAAGCGGCATTTTTATACGGGCTTTTTGCAAGAGCTTACGGCACGAACAATCTTCCAGACTGTTCCAACATGTGCCACGAGTCAAGCGGCAAAGCTTTAAGTCAAACACTAGGACTTAGTAAAGGTTCGATTCGCCTGCGTGATTTCTATGAATCTGAGTTGGTTATCGTAATTGGACAGAATCCGGGAACCAATCACCCTCGGATGCTCTCGGCATTGGAACGTTGCAAGGAAAATGGCGGCAAGATCATATCTGTAAATCCCCTGCGTGAGGCAGGGTTGGTCCGGTATACCAATCCACAAAAGGCAATGCGCGTGCTTACTGGTGGCATACCGTTGTCTGATTTACATCTATCTATCCCAATCAATAGAGACTTGCCGCTGTTGAAAGCTTGGCTATTAATCCTCCTGGAAAAAGAGATGGCTGGCCAACCAGTGTTCGATCACGCGTTCATCAACGAATTTACCGATGGGATTGATACATTGGTGTCTCACTTGAATGGCGAAAATCTTGATAACTGCATTCGCGAATCAGGACTGCCAGAAGAACAGGTCCGTGAGGCCGCCGAGATGATTGCCGATCGGGACAAAATCATCATATGTTGGGCTATGGGTTTGACTCAGCAGGAAAATGGTGTCGCCACGATAAGAGAACTGGTCAATCTGCTGTTGCTGAAAGGGAGTGTTGGCATTGACGGCGGCGGAACTTGTCCGGTTCGGGGTCATAGTAACGTTCAAGGCGACCGAACGATGGGGATCTGGGAAAAAATGCCAGAGACTTATCACCAAAAATTGGAAACCGCTTTCGGAATTCATTCACCTCGAAAGCATGGATACGACACAGTGGACGCCATAAAAGCGATGCACGCGGGCAAAGCGAAAGTATTCTTCGCGATGGGCGGCAACTTTCTATCGGCAGCGCCGGATACCGATTTGACTGCGGCCGCCTTGAGAAATTGCCAATTGACAGTTCACGTGGCCACGAAACCCAACCGCTCTCATTTGATCCATGGGCTAGAGGCTCTGATATTGCCTTGCCTTGGGCGCACAGAAATTGATGTTCAGCAAACGGGTAAACAATTCATCAGTGTTGAAAACAGCATGGGTGTGGTTCATTCGTCTCAAGGAATCTTGAATCCCTTGTCCAAAAAACTAATGAGTGAGCCCGCAATTATTGCTGGTTTGGCGAAAACGGTATTCAAAAACAAAGGATCAAATGGCTCGGATATTGATTGGGATTGGTTAGCCGCTGATTATGACCGAATACGGAGTAAGATCGAAGAGGTCATTCCCGGTTTTCAAAACTACAATGAGCGGATTCGCAACGAGGCCGGCTTCGAGTTGCCAAATGGCCCACGTGTTAGAAAATTTGCAAATGCGGGTGGAAAAGCCCGCTTTACGGTAAATCCTATCCAAGAGTTCAAGTTGAAAGAAGGCCACTTTTGCTTGATGACTATTCGCTCTCACGATCAATACAACACAACGATTTACGGATTAAACGACCGATATCGAGGGATTGAACAAGGCCGAAAGGTAGTGTTCATGAATCGTGATGACGCGACGAAACTTGGACTTAACGCAAAAGCTCGAGTTAACATAGTTGCGATGCATGGTACTGAGCGCAAAGTCGTTTTTGATTTTAAAGTGGTCCCCTACGATATCCCCCAAGGTTGCTTGGCAGCTTATTTCCCGGAAGCCAACCCACTAGTATACATTCAATCTGTTGCCGCGGAGTCCAACACACCGGTCAGTAAAAAAGTGATCGTTTCGCTTGAACGGGTTAGCTAG
- a CDS encoding VPDSG-CTERM sorting domain-containing protein, whose amino-acid sequence MKLPKIFRVWHMVALLVFICSASGVKAVSINITGQGANDGNWEVTTVSGSFNSLQGQLESQVWWGNSGLAGIFTGKVGSSFGSSNNVYGSQFGPFFAYAFYDRVDLAYYNGGNVVDSPSWTPVDSWAWATATRVPDTGSTAALFLVGVVALAAARRGWGSG is encoded by the coding sequence ATGAAATTACCGAAAATATTTCGAGTATGGCACATGGTCGCTTTACTGGTTTTCATCTGTTCTGCTTCAGGGGTCAAAGCGGTGTCCATAAATATCACTGGGCAAGGGGCGAATGATGGCAATTGGGAGGTCACTACGGTTTCTGGGTCTTTCAATTCTTTGCAAGGTCAGCTAGAGAGCCAAGTATGGTGGGGTAATAGTGGCTTAGCTGGTATTTTCACTGGCAAGGTCGGATCTTCATTCGGTAGTTCGAATAATGTTTACGGTTCCCAATTTGGACCATTCTTCGCCTACGCCTTTTACGATCGCGTAGATCTGGCTTACTATAACGGAGGTAATGTGGTTGATTCACCCTCATGGACTCCAGTAGATAGTTGGGCTTGGGCCACCGCGACGAGAGTCCCCGACACAGGTTCCACAGCAGCTCTTTTTTTAGTTGGTGTAGTTGCTCTAGCTGCTGCAAGGCGAGGTTGGGGATCAGGCTGA